The Phaseolus vulgaris cultivar G19833 chromosome 10, P. vulgaris v2.0, whole genome shotgun sequence DNA window AACCGCCACCGTGTCGGTCCCTCTAAATATCATTTCCTGTccaacaaataaattaaaaattagcaacataaaataaaataacttttcttAACCAATAagacatttatttatttatttatttatatcttaTTTAACATGTATGATGTGGTAGTAAGTAATTAAGTTCTTAGGTTAAATTTAGATTATTTATTTTGGTGGGGATTAAATTAGACTTACCCAGAGGACAGCAATCATGTCCGAGTGAGACAATTTATCTGGACCTTGGAGAGAGAGCAAAACATGAACGAAATCGCGGTTGGTTTGGGTTATGTCGGCTTGATGGTTGGCGATGATTGAACCAACGAACCGGTTCACTTTGGGGACGAGTTTTGAACAAGTGAACCGGATTTTCTGGAGGTCAAAGTCTTTGAGAAAAGGGATATGGTCACCCCAATTGAGGGTACCCAATAAATCGTACCCCTGTTCCACCAACTGGGAAAGCTCTTCCATTTCTGCGTTTGCCTCATCCAGCTTATATCGTTGTCCAAAGACAGACCACATCATGTTGTTAAGAGAAGCTTTTTTCAGAACATCGCGAAGCTGAAAGCCACCATGGCGGTTCCAGAAGGAACGGGTCATTTGGGCGGCGATTTCCGCCCGTTGGAACTCGGAGGCCTTGATTTGCTTGGGGCAGAAGAGGTGCGTGGCGGCGATGCGGCGGAGGGTGCGCCAGTAGACACCGTACGGGGCAAAACCGATGGCGCGGTTGAACATGAGGCTGTAAGCAGATTCCTTGATTGGACGATCAGCAAAGACAGAGCTGGTGAGAATCTCCTTGGCCACATCCGGATGGCACGTGACTATGGCGCGTGTGTCTCCGAGGCTGAACGCCATGAGTCTCATGGCGTTGCATGCTTTGGCCGCCGCAAAGATACGGTGGTGCGCGAGGGAGGCCATGAGTTTGAAGCTCCCGATCATAGGGTAGCCTCTGGGACCGAGAATGATTTTGTCAGTATCCGAGGAAAGGTTAAGGTTGTTGGTGGAGGTTGAAGTGGGCTTTTTCCAGGAATGGAAGGAGTAGTACTTGCCCCAAGCAGGACCACCAGGGTGAGACCAGTAGAAGAAAGTCATGGTTAGCCAGAGAGAGGCCATGATCAAGAGTGACCATGCAATGTTCTCTTGAGTACATTTGGAGGCCAAGGCCAACACCCACAGGTTATCAATGTGCTTTGTCATACTCTTCActtgagagagaaagagagagagagagtgtttgaaagagaagattgagtttgaaaagtgaaggaagaggtgaGTATGGGAGATGATGGTCCGTGTTATATATAGGGGCAGATAGCCAGAGGACTGATGTGGCTAAAATCATAACGGTTATAGTTAGACTtgtgtttatgtttatgttatGTTACACATACTACAAGACACCACACACTAACCTCATGGATTGTATATCactcaaaaataataataataataaggaaTTGATTCatggaataataataataattaaaatttaagaaaattaggAGTGATTCTTATATGGGGGAAATAATGTTTGATATTGAGATGTTGGGAGGATGTATGATACGGTTGCTGGGATTATTAGTTATGAATGAAAGTAACAGGAgagtatttgtatttttatttttttgttgagGAAATGTTTAGAACTGCGCCGCCAATCAAAAAAGTAATTTCCTAGATTAGAAGGGGGTGATTTAATGCACGCGCCATTGCCGCTTTGGTGTATAGGGTATATGTACCACCCATCCCCTCTTGCTTTTACCCACCTCTTTCTATTTCTCTTTCCCCTCAACACAACAATTTAGAATATATACTTCCAAAACTTTTACCTTACCTCCTTCTTGCTTCttatttctatttctatttcCATTCACTTCATCTCAACTATTCTTTTATTGtcaaaattaactaaaaaaatacttttttatttttttatattattgtacTTTCAATACATTCAACGTAGTTTTACATTGAttaaatcataattatttttttaagatgttttttttaatgataataataaaaaattgattttaaacttAACACAATATTATACCATCAGTCTATAAGGTAagatttgttcttatttttaatcaatgtgTGATTTTTAACATATCTTTCACAATAAGATTGTCaaatttgtgtgtgaaactatatattatagATAATTAATAACAGTTTAATAATTAGGTAATCTGATAAACTCAACAAACTCTCGTTATGAtagattcaaaa harbors:
- the LOC137818241 gene encoding cytochrome P450 78A3-like is translated as MTKHIDNLWVLALASKCTQENIAWSLLIMASLWLTMTFFYWSHPGGPAWGKYYSFHSWKKPTSTSTNNLNLSSDTDKIILGPRGYPMIGSFKLMASLAHHRIFAAAKACNAMRLMAFSLGDTRAIVTCHPDVAKEILTSSVFADRPIKESAYSLMFNRAIGFAPYGVYWRTLRRIAATHLFCPKQIKASEFQRAEIAAQMTRSFWNRHGGFQLRDVLKKASLNNMMWSVFGQRYKLDEANAEMEELSQLVEQGYDLLGTLNWGDHIPFLKDFDLQKIRFTCSKLVPKVNRFVGSIIANHQADITQTNRDFVHVLLSLQGPDKLSHSDMIAVLWEMIFRGTDTVAVLIEWILARMVLHPEVQRRVQEELDKVVGGGSRALTEDDVAVTVYLPAVVKEVLRLHPPGPLLSWARLAITDTTIDGHHVPAGTTAMVNMWAIARDPDVWVDPLEFKPERFLGLETEFSVFGSDLRLAPFGSGRRTCPGKTLGLSTVTFWVASLLHEFQWLPSDEARGVDLTEVLRLSCEMANPLCVKARPRRGLSP